The Brachyspira hyodysenteriae ATCC 27164 genome includes a window with the following:
- a CDS encoding methyl-accepting chemotaxis protein, translated as MKRFNSITVKIPLIVNIVIVVLSFTIIFSSIQIASRAINNATYSGFETSVNGYSTLLDTILEDQLIIMDAYSRVPSVIEYMETRNDYIKDRAIQTMINLFDNNDYIVTLDLIGLDGKVIESYNGDTKNSGLDMSAAYPQLWKEFVDSGYDHATSDTIYKSDINKGFVLPIVHSVYNLENKLIGSFIAFVDWSRIIDSTLKDTRNELSEDKTIFVVNDFDLQCVYHNINSTIGINANESLMPPEGKTSGIFSYTFNDVTRIAFFKKLNTQPWFMMAGITETLLYAESKKITIIGTLLGVIGIIISSIISGFYIGKSIRPIKNIVDEAHQMADGNFVFHSTLTNRQDEIGELSQSFDTMRNRFVEVISEVLNASKEIASAASELHKGSEDLASRTEYQASSLEETASSMEEMASTIKSSAQNSVDGNEVMIASRNAVVEGGSVIADTTKMIEDVYDASAKIKNITKVIEDIAFQTNILALNASVEAARAGEQGRGFAVVASEVRNLAQNSQTSAKDITLLIDDIYEKINKSAEMARHSQEIFSDIEAKIEETSKIMSDISHTAVEQEAGVDQVNSAVSKMDSITQQNASLVEQSTAASKSLLDQANHLEELMSFFKVQ; from the coding sequence ATGAAAAGATTTAATAGTATAACTGTAAAAATTCCTTTAATTGTTAACATAGTTATAGTTGTATTATCTTTTACAATTATATTTTCTTCCATACAAATAGCTAGCAGAGCTATAAACAATGCAACATATTCAGGATTTGAAACTTCTGTTAACGGTTATTCAACTTTGTTGGATACTATACTTGAAGATCAGCTTATTATAATGGATGCATATTCAAGAGTACCTAGTGTAATTGAATATATGGAAACAAGAAATGACTATATAAAAGATAGAGCTATACAAACTATGATTAATTTGTTTGATAATAATGATTATATAGTTACATTAGATTTGATAGGTTTAGACGGAAAAGTTATAGAATCTTATAATGGAGATACAAAGAATTCCGGCTTAGATATGTCAGCAGCATATCCTCAATTATGGAAAGAGTTTGTTGATTCAGGATATGATCATGCTACTAGTGATACTATATATAAATCAGATATAAATAAAGGATTTGTACTTCCTATAGTGCATTCTGTTTATAATTTGGAAAATAAGCTTATAGGAAGTTTTATAGCTTTTGTAGATTGGAGCAGAATAATAGATTCTACTTTAAAAGATACAAGAAATGAATTGTCAGAAGATAAAACGATATTCGTTGTAAATGATTTTGATTTGCAATGTGTATATCATAATATTAATTCTACAATAGGTATTAATGCAAATGAATCGCTTATGCCTCCAGAAGGAAAAACTTCAGGTATATTTTCATATACATTTAATGATGTTACTAGAATAGCATTCTTTAAAAAATTGAACACTCAGCCTTGGTTTATGATGGCAGGTATTACAGAGACTTTGTTATATGCTGAAAGTAAAAAAATAACTATAATTGGAACATTATTAGGAGTAATAGGTATTATCATATCTTCTATAATATCAGGATTCTATATTGGTAAATCTATTAGACCTATAAAAAATATAGTTGATGAAGCTCATCAAATGGCTGATGGAAATTTTGTTTTTCACTCTACATTGACTAATAGGCAGGATGAAATAGGAGAATTATCACAGTCATTTGATACTATGAGAAATAGATTTGTAGAGGTAATTTCTGAGGTACTTAATGCTTCTAAGGAAATAGCAAGTGCTGCTTCAGAACTTCATAAAGGAAGTGAAGATTTAGCTAGCAGAACAGAATATCAGGCCTCTAGTTTGGAAGAGACAGCTTCATCTATGGAAGAGATGGCTTCTACAATAAAATCATCAGCACAGAATTCTGTAGACGGTAATGAGGTAATGATAGCTTCAAGAAATGCTGTAGTAGAAGGCGGAAGTGTTATAGCAGACACTACAAAAATGATAGAAGATGTTTATGATGCTAGTGCTAAAATAAAAAATATTACAAAAGTTATAGAAGATATTGCTTTTCAGACAAATATATTAGCTTTGAATGCTTCAGTAGAGGCAGCAAGAGCAGGGGAGCAGGGCAGAGGTTTTGCTGTAGTAGCAAGCGAGGTAAGAAACTTAGCACAAAACTCACAGACTTCAGCTAAAGATATCACTTTACTTATAGATGATATATACGAGAAAATAAATAAATCAGCAGAAATGGCAAGACATTCACAAGAGATATTCAGCGACATAGAAGCAAAAATAGAAGAAACTTCTAAAATAATGAGTGATATAAGCCATACAGCAGTAGAGCAGGAAGCAGGAGTTGATCAAGTTAATAGTGCAGTATCTAAAATGGATAGTATAACTCAGCAAAATGCTTCTTTGGTAGAGCAGTCTACAGCAGCATCTAAGTCTTTATTAGATCAGGCAAATCATTTGGAAGAACTTATGTCCTTCTTTAAAGTGCAGTAA
- a CDS encoding Na+/H+ antiporter NhaC family protein → MEHYGLLGIIPPLLAIILALVTKEVIISLTLGILSGTLIIAHGNVFTAITIFTDKVAEMSGDAWNIRILLFCALLGAFVSMLSKTGATKAFGLWASKYLKTKKSILIFTWFFGLIIFIDDYFNSLSVGTVMRPVSDQNKISRAKLAYILDSTAAPVCILAPISTWVVTVMSYIRDSQGFESLNISEFVFFIKMIPYSVYPLLALSFVVLISLVFKDFGPMKRSEDNAQNGKLFDEELYGACPGNMETSSNNKAKWYDMVIAILVLIIVCIVMFPVTTYMGLVGSDGIETFSQAMSSISLNQAFLDTDASKALFYGAVISIMIMYIYYIARRLLSVRSAGNSIMEGVKSMVPALVVLALAWSIGSVIKSSPADGGLGLAAFLSEAVKGGGFPLWILPAIGYLLGCVIAFSTGTSWGTFAILIPIVIPIANGLAAANGYTDNALLNVLLINVGSVVSGAVFGDHCSPISDTTILSSTGSNCPLLEHVATQIPYAGLVAISAFIGVIIGGITLNPIAALLTGFIVMCVLALLAPKFYDKISSFKKAN, encoded by the coding sequence ATGGAACATTATGGTTTGTTAGGTATTATCCCCCCGCTTTTAGCTATTATACTTGCATTAGTTACCAAAGAAGTAATTATTTCTCTTACTCTTGGTATATTATCAGGAACTCTTATAATAGCGCATGGAAATGTATTTACTGCTATTACAATATTTACTGATAAGGTAGCAGAGATGAGCGGAGATGCTTGGAATATAAGAATACTTTTATTCTGCGCTTTACTTGGTGCTTTTGTTAGTATGCTTTCAAAAACTGGTGCTACTAAGGCTTTCGGTTTATGGGCTAGTAAATATTTAAAAACTAAGAAAAGCATACTTATATTTACTTGGTTTTTCGGACTTATCATATTTATAGACGATTATTTTAACAGCTTATCAGTTGGTACTGTTATGCGTCCTGTTTCAGATCAGAATAAAATTTCAAGGGCTAAACTCGCATATATATTAGACTCTACTGCAGCTCCTGTATGTATACTTGCTCCTATATCAACTTGGGTAGTAACTGTTATGAGTTATATAAGAGATTCTCAAGGTTTTGAATCTTTGAATATAAGTGAATTTGTATTTTTTATAAAGATGATACCTTATTCTGTTTACCCGCTTCTTGCTTTATCTTTTGTAGTTCTTATTTCTTTAGTATTTAAAGATTTCGGACCTATGAAAAGAAGTGAAGACAATGCTCAAAATGGAAAACTTTTTGATGAGGAATTATACGGAGCTTGTCCTGGAAATATGGAAACTTCTTCAAACAATAAGGCTAAATGGTATGACATGGTTATAGCTATACTTGTACTTATAATAGTTTGTATAGTGATGTTCCCTGTTACAACATATATGGGTTTAGTTGGAAGCGATGGAATAGAAACTTTCTCTCAAGCTATGTCAAGCATATCATTGAATCAGGCATTCTTAGATACAGATGCTTCTAAAGCTTTATTCTATGGTGCTGTTATTTCTATCATGATAATGTACATATATTACATAGCTAGAAGATTATTGAGTGTACGTTCTGCAGGAAACTCCATTATGGAAGGTGTTAAATCTATGGTTCCTGCATTAGTCGTTTTAGCATTAGCTTGGTCAATAGGAAGTGTTATAAAATCATCTCCTGCAGACGGCGGACTTGGACTTGCTGCTTTCTTATCTGAAGCTGTAAAAGGCGGCGGTTTCCCTCTTTGGATTCTTCCTGCTATAGGTTATTTACTTGGATGTGTTATAGCTTTCTCTACTGGTACAAGCTGGGGTACTTTTGCTATACTTATTCCTATAGTAATACCTATTGCTAATGGTCTTGCTGCTGCTAATGGTTATACTGATAATGCTCTTCTTAATGTTCTTCTTATAAATGTTGGTTCTGTTGTTTCTGGTGCCGTATTTGGAGATCACTGTTCTCCTATATCAGACACTACAATACTTTCTTCTACTGGAAGTAACTGTCCTTTACTTGAGCATGTTGCAACACAGATTCCTTATGCTGGTTTGGTTGCTATATCTGCTTTCATAGGTGTAATAATTGGAGGAATAACTTTAAATCCTATAGCTGCATTATTAACAGGTTTCATAGTAATGTGCGTACTTGCATTACTTGCTCCTAAGTTTTATGATAAAATTTCAAGTTTTAAAAAAGCTAATTAA
- a CDS encoding NAD(P)-dependent alcohol dehydrogenase has product MKGYAMLKIGESGWIEKERPACGPADAIVKPLAVAICTSDVHTLWEGAIGERHNMILGHEACGEVVEVGSLVKDFKPGDKVLVPAITPDWNSVEAQAGYSMHSGGMLAGWKFSNFKDGVFGEFFHVNDADGNLALLPSNIDPVDACMLSDMVPTGFHGAELADVQYGDSVLVIGIGPVGLMGVAGAALRGASRIIAVGTRPNCVEAAKKYGAEEFISYKNGTIDEQVLKMTNGKGVDKVIIAGGGVETFAEAVRSLKPGGKIGNVNYLGKGDYIQIPRAEWGVGMGHKAILGGLMPGGRLRMEKLGALVASGKLNVHHLVSHVFEGWENLEKALFMMRDKPADLIKPVVRIEK; this is encoded by the coding sequence ATGAAAGGATATGCTATGTTAAAAATAGGTGAATCAGGTTGGATTGAGAAAGAAAGACCTGCTTGCGGTCCTGCTGATGCTATTGTGAAACCTCTTGCTGTTGCTATATGTACTTCTGATGTACATACATTATGGGAAGGTGCTATAGGTGAAAGACATAATATGATTTTAGGTCATGAAGCTTGTGGTGAGGTTGTAGAAGTTGGAAGTTTAGTAAAAGACTTTAAACCAGGAGATAAAGTTTTAGTTCCTGCCATTACTCCTGATTGGAATAGTGTAGAAGCTCAGGCTGGATATTCTATGCACTCAGGCGGTATGCTTGCCGGATGGAAATTCTCTAACTTTAAAGATGGTGTATTTGGAGAATTCTTCCATGTTAATGATGCTGATGGTAACTTGGCTCTTTTACCTAGCAATATTGATCCTGTAGATGCTTGTATGCTTTCTGATATGGTGCCTACTGGTTTCCATGGTGCTGAGTTAGCTGATGTACAATATGGAGATAGTGTACTTGTTATTGGTATTGGACCTGTCGGTCTTATGGGAGTTGCTGGCGCTGCTTTGAGAGGAGCTTCAAGAATTATTGCTGTTGGTACTAGACCTAATTGTGTTGAAGCTGCTAAAAAATATGGTGCTGAAGAGTTCATTAGCTATAAAAACGGAACTATTGATGAGCAAGTTTTGAAAATGACTAATGGTAAAGGTGTTGATAAAGTTATTATTGCTGGCGGCGGTGTTGAAACTTTTGCTGAAGCAGTTCGTTCTTTAAAACCAGGCGGTAAAATCGGAAATGTTAACTATTTAGGTAAAGGTGATTATATACAAATCCCTAGAGCTGAATGGGGTGTTGGTATGGGGCATAAAGCTATACTTGGCGGACTTATGCCTGGCGGAAGACTAAGAATGGAAAAACTTGGTGCATTAGTAGCTTCTGGAAAATTAAATGTTCATCATTTAGTTTCTCATGTATTTGAGGGTTGGGAAAATCTTGAAAAGGCTTTATTTATGATGAGAGATAAACCTGCTGATTTAATTAAACCTGTAGTAAGAATTGAGAAATAA
- a CDS encoding methyl-accepting chemotaxis protein: protein MKRFNSIAVKLPLIVNIITIIVCGFIILALLNVSVKEINGYVNTNIKTSANGYGNFLDKTMEEQTLLMQSYSSMPVIIDYLKNYVWMEGTVFITLQKVLNNNKFVTNAYILANDSTLISSYDGKLKDSSIKISEQYPDLWNDFVSKNYKITIANNIYKSNINNGFVLPILCPIFDYDNTFLGAFIGFIDWSLIIEDSLNRFGNIFSKDNSIFIINDNNKCVFHNLSSELGKNLDMGISKNESSGIVKYNYFNESKLAFYKRMEMMPWILANGVSEKIIYSAPKKMLLIGSIIGLIGIIISVLFSVFYIRKTINPIKYIVKEAKEISSGNFASYSNIKASNDEIGELLNSFSDMRYKFSNMIKEILMASKEIASSASELYAGSEDLAKRTEYQASSLEETASSMEEMASTIKSSAQNSVDGNEVMIASRNAVVEGGSVIADTTKMIEDVYDASAKIKNITKVIEDIAFQTNILALNASVEAARAGEQGRGFAVVASEVRNLAQNSQTSAKDITLLIDDIYEKINKSAEMARHSQEIFSDIEAKIEETSKIMRDISHTAVEQEAGVDQVNSAVSKMDSITQQNASLVEQSTAASKSLLDQAKHLEELMSFFRV, encoded by the coding sequence ATGAAAAGATTTAATAGTATAGCAGTAAAACTTCCATTGATTGTAAATATTATAACTATTATTGTATGCGGTTTTATAATATTGGCATTATTAAATGTATCTGTTAAAGAGATTAATGGATATGTCAATACTAATATAAAAACTTCTGCAAATGGATATGGTAATTTTTTAGATAAAACTATGGAAGAACAAACATTGCTAATGCAAAGTTATTCAAGTATGCCTGTAATAATAGATTATTTAAAAAATTATGTTTGGATGGAAGGTACAGTTTTTATTACTTTACAGAAAGTATTAAATAATAATAAATTTGTAACAAATGCTTATATACTTGCAAATGATTCTACTTTAATATCGTCTTATGATGGAAAGTTAAAAGATTCCAGTATAAAAATATCTGAACAATATCCTGATTTATGGAATGATTTTGTATCAAAAAATTATAAAATTACTATAGCAAATAATATATATAAATCAAATATTAATAATGGATTTGTTCTGCCTATACTTTGTCCTATTTTTGACTATGATAATACTTTTTTAGGTGCTTTTATAGGCTTTATAGATTGGTCTTTAATTATAGAGGACAGCTTAAATAGATTTGGAAATATTTTTTCTAAAGATAATTCAATATTCATTATTAATGATAATAATAAATGTGTATTTCACAATCTTTCTTCAGAATTAGGAAAAAATTTGGATATGGGTATATCCAAAAATGAATCAAGCGGAATTGTTAAATATAATTATTTTAACGAATCTAAACTAGCATTTTATAAAAGAATGGAAATGATGCCTTGGATTCTAGCTAATGGAGTATCTGAAAAAATAATTTATTCAGCACCAAAAAAAATGCTCTTAATAGGAAGTATTATAGGTTTAATCGGAATAATTATATCTGTTTTATTCTCAGTATTTTATATAAGAAAAACTATAAATCCTATAAAATATATAGTTAAAGAAGCTAAAGAAATATCTTCAGGAAATTTTGCTTCATATTCTAATATAAAAGCAAGTAATGATGAAATTGGAGAATTACTTAATTCTTTTTCTGATATGAGATATAAATTTTCTAATATGATAAAAGAAATATTAATGGCATCTAAAGAAATAGCTAGTTCTGCTTCAGAATTATATGCCGGAAGTGAAGATTTGGCAAAAAGAACAGAATATCAGGCCTCTAGTTTGGAAGAAACAGCTTCATCTATGGAAGAGATGGCTTCTACAATAAAATCATCAGCACAGAATTCTGTAGACGGTAATGAGGTAATGATAGCTTCAAGAAATGCTGTAGTAGAAGGCGGAAGTGTTATAGCAGACACTACAAAAATGATAGAAGATGTTTACGATGCCAGTGCTAAAATAAAAAATATTACAAAAGTCATAGAAGATATTGCTTTTCAGACAAATATATTAGCTTTGAATGCTTCAGTAGAGGCAGCAAGAGCAGGGGAGCAGGGCAGAGGTTTTGCTGTAGTAGCAAGCGAGGTAAGAAACTTAGCACAAAACTCACAGACTTCAGCTAAAGATATCACTTTACTTATAGATGATATATACGAGAAAATAAATAAATCAGCAGAAATGGCAAGACATTCACAAGAGATATTCAGCGACATAGAAGCAAAAATAGAAGAAACTTCTAAAATAATGAGAGATATAAGCCACACAGCAGTAGAGCAGGAAGCAGGAGTAGATCAAGTTAATAGTGCAGTATCTAAAATGGATAGTATAACTCAGCAAAATGCTTCTTTGGTAGAGCAGTCTACAGCAGCATCTAAGTCTTTATTAGATCAGGCTAAACATTTAGAAGAATTAATGTCATTTTTTAGAGTTTAA
- a CDS encoding methyl-accepting chemotaxis protein → MGKFDSIMFKIPLMVIVMILILSVTIISVSISLATKELNNVTASGFETSVNGFSSLIDSILSYQSTLIESYANIPTIKEYVSSHSEEVQNRAIRTMTVLFDNNDYIIDLLMLDLNGKVIESYDGSKNLTGTDISTKYNRLWTSFIAQNYKTTLSYSIYKEGNDIILPVLQGVKDDNNTVVGAFIAYVNWGKIIDESLKDSKDQFSTDKTLFIINDYSEIVYHNNKDRLFSKATDSLVIPENETSGLLSYIREGVGISAFFKKLSTTRWTMVERTTDDLLYAPGKKMVLIGIIIGVIGVIVSAFVTVLYINGTIKPIKFIVKEAHDMADGNFALSASIENRTDEIGELSHSFQVMRDKIVSVITDVLDASTEIANAATQLYKGGEDLAERTEYQASSLEETASSMEEMASTIKSSAQHSVDGNNVMIDSRNAVEEGAVVIGNTTKMIEDVYESSAKIKNITKVIEDIAFQTNILALNASVEAARAGDQGRGFAVVASEVRNLAQNSQASAKDITLLIDDIYEKINKSAEMARHSQEIFNNIESKIEETSKIMSDISHTAVEQEAGVDQVNTAVSKMDSITQQNAALVEEATSASKSLLDQAKHLEELMSFFRVK, encoded by the coding sequence ATGGGTAAATTCGATAGTATAATGTTTAAAATACCACTAATGGTTATAGTAATGATACTTATATTATCGGTAACGATTATAAGTGTTTCAATCAGTTTAGCAACTAAGGAATTAAATAATGTAACAGCATCTGGATTTGAGACTTCTGTTAATGGTTTTTCATCCCTAATAGATAGCATACTATCTTATCAGTCTACACTTATAGAATCTTATGCAAATATTCCTACAATAAAAGAATATGTTTCAAGTCATAGTGAAGAAGTTCAAAATAGAGCTATAAGAACTATGACAGTATTATTTGATAATAATGACTATATAATAGATTTACTTATGCTTGATTTGAATGGAAAAGTAATTGAAAGCTATGACGGAAGCAAAAATTTAACAGGTACAGATATATCTACAAAGTATAATAGATTATGGACATCTTTTATTGCTCAAAATTATAAAACAACATTATCATATAGCATATATAAAGAGGGAAATGATATAATACTTCCAGTTTTGCAAGGTGTTAAAGATGATAATAATACTGTAGTAGGAGCTTTTATAGCTTATGTGAATTGGGGAAAAATAATCGATGAAAGTTTAAAAGATTCAAAGGATCAATTTTCAACAGATAAAACACTTTTTATTATAAACGATTATTCAGAAATAGTTTATCATAATAATAAAGATAGATTATTTTCTAAAGCTACAGATTCTCTTGTAATACCAGAAAATGAAACTTCAGGACTTCTTAGTTATATAAGAGAAGGTGTAGGGATATCAGCATTTTTTAAGAAATTATCTACAACTAGATGGACAATGGTAGAAAGAACAACTGATGATTTATTATATGCACCAGGTAAAAAGATGGTATTAATTGGTATTATAATAGGAGTTATTGGAGTAATAGTATCTGCTTTTGTTACAGTTTTATATATAAATGGCACTATTAAACCTATAAAATTCATAGTAAAAGAAGCACATGATATGGCTGATGGTAATTTCGCATTAAGTGCTAGTATAGAAAATAGAACTGATGAAATAGGCGAATTATCACATTCATTTCAGGTTATGAGAGATAAAATAGTAAGTGTTATAACAGATGTATTAGATGCTTCTACGGAAATAGCAAATGCTGCTACTCAATTATATAAAGGCGGTGAGGATTTAGCCGAAAGAACAGAATATCAGGCATCTAGTTTGGAAGAAACAGCTTCATCTATGGAAGAGATGGCTTCTACAATAAAATCATCAGCTCAGCATTCAGTTGATGGAAATAATGTTATGATAGATTCAAGAAATGCTGTTGAAGAGGGTGCTGTTGTTATAGGAAACACTACTAAAATGATAGAAGATGTTTATGAATCAAGTGCTAAAATAAAAAATATTACAAAAGTTATAGAGGACATTGCTTTTCAAACAAATATATTAGCTTTGAATGCCTCAGTAGAGGCAGCAAGAGCAGGAGATCAAGGAAGAGGTTTTGCTGTAGTAGCAAGCGAGGTAAGAAACTTAGCACAAAACTCACAAGCTTCAGCTAAAGATATAACTTTACTTATAGATGATATATACGAGAAAATAAATAAATCAGCAGAAATGGCAAGACATTCTCAGGAAATATTTAACAATATAGAATCAAAAATAGAAGAAACTTCTAAAATAATGAGCGATATAAGTCATACAGCAGTAGAGCAGGAAGCAGGAGTGGATCAGGTAAATACAGCGGTATCTAAAATGGATAGTATAACTCAGCAGAATGCTGCTTTGGTAGAAGAAGCAACATCAGCATCTAAGTCATTATTAGATCAGGCTAAACATTTAGAGGAGCTTATGTCTTTCTTTAGAGTTAAATAA
- a CDS encoding CobW family GTP-binding protein, with translation MKILIVSGFLGAGKTTLIKEMGNKTKRDFVVMENEYGDVDIDSNILKDEGMNIWELTEGCVCCTMKQDFASSILTIANSLDPEYLIVEPTGAAKLSNIINNIKQIEYERIVLLKPITIIDGNTFDSFINSYDDIYTDQILNGSKIIISKIESKEEYEKEDLIKKIKSLIMRNNLPLDNIEILEEHYSNKDKKWWENILNSFLDDKYAIKELEKPKNEKMPDSISMKGCCVESENKFMTLLEDIIHGRFGFIARSKGFIKCGSNYFRYDVVGERYAVTGANENDKLEVVFIGKDLNRKLLREEFQPVYRDNIKHKEEHCEDHKK, from the coding sequence ATGAAAATATTGATTGTTTCAGGATTTTTAGGTGCTGGAAAAACTACCCTCATAAAAGAAATGGGCAATAAAACCAAAAGAGATTTTGTTGTAATGGAAAATGAATATGGCGATGTCGATATAGATTCTAATATATTGAAAGATGAAGGCATGAATATCTGGGAACTTACAGAAGGATGTGTATGCTGCACTATGAAACAAGATTTTGCTTCTTCTATACTCACAATAGCTAATTCTCTTGATCCTGAATACTTAATAGTGGAACCTACAGGAGCTGCTAAACTAAGCAATATTATCAACAATATAAAACAAATTGAATATGAAAGAATAGTACTTTTGAAACCTATAACTATAATAGACGGAAATACATTCGACTCTTTTATTAATTCCTATGATGATATTTATACTGATCAAATTTTAAACGGATCAAAGATAATAATATCTAAAATAGAGTCAAAAGAAGAATATGAAAAAGAAGATCTTATAAAAAAAATAAAGTCATTGATTATGAGAAACAATTTACCATTAGATAATATAGAAATACTTGAAGAACATTATTCTAATAAAGATAAAAAATGGTGGGAAAACATTTTAAATTCATTTTTAGATGATAAATATGCTATAAAAGAATTGGAAAAACCAAAAAATGAAAAAATGCCCGACTCTATAAGTATGAAAGGATGCTGTGTGGAAAGTGAAAATAAATTTATGACTTTACTTGAAGATATTATTCACGGACGCTTTGGATTCATAGCAAGGTCTAAAGGTTTTATAAAATGCGGTAGTAATTATTTTAGATATGATGTTGTAGGAGAAAGATATGCTGTTACAGGAGCAAATGAAAATGATAAGCTTGAAGTAGTATTTATAGGCAAAGATTTGAACAGAAAACTTTTAAGGGAAGAATTTCAGCCTGTATATAGAGATAATATCAAACATAAAGAAGAACATTGTGAAGACCATAAGAAATAG
- a CDS encoding glycoside hydrolase family 19 protein: MIKKEKLEKIGIDDKWLEHLNKAFQKYHITDINEKAMFLAQTTHESNDYKRLEESFRYTPQRLFEVFRKRVGTLENAQKLCNEGAKYIADFVYGGRLGNAKDEGYKYRGRGIIQLTGKNNYKYYGEKLNIDLVNNPHLAKEPDTAIEIALLFWKEKECGLYAKIGDVKTVTKLINGGYNGLDDRQKRFDIILKILQG; the protein is encoded by the coding sequence ATGATAAAAAAAGAAAAGCTAGAAAAAATAGGAATAGATGATAAATGGTTAGAGCATTTAAATAAAGCATTTCAAAAATATCATATAACAGATATTAATGAAAAAGCAATGTTCTTGGCACAGACCACACATGAAAGCAATGATTATAAAAGGCTTGAAGAAAGTTTTAGATACACTCCTCAAAGACTTTTTGAAGTATTTAGAAAAAGAGTTGGTACTTTAGAAAACGCTCAAAAATTATGTAATGAAGGAGCTAAGTATATAGCTGATTTTGTTTACGGCGGAAGATTAGGAAATGCCAAAGATGAAGGCTATAAATACAGAGGCAGAGGAATAATTCAGCTTACCGGAAAAAACAATTATAAATATTACGGAGAAAAATTAAATATTGATTTGGTGAATAATCCTCATTTAGCAAAAGAACCTGATACAGCAATAGAAATAGCTTTGCTTTTTTGGAAAGAAAAAGAATGCGGATTATACGCCAAGATTGGAGATGTAAAAACTGTAACTAAACTCATAAACGGCGGATATAACGGACTTGATGACAGGCAGAAAAGATTTGATATTATTCTTAAAATATTACAAGGTTAA
- a CDS encoding thymidine kinase produces the protein MNHLITGPMFAGKSKYLIKTLDYLLLENKNIKILFIYPAISFRGYFCRDKNVYLDKRIDIITEEEIENNIGKDVENIYNYIARYDIVGIDEFCFLNDTSIFIKLIKTCTQRNTKTNFCIASLDMDYKRNYWESVSALIEEDLIDIHTKVFGKCDCGRKGIYSKRIVKDVDRVVIGDDIYKCVCRYCYEGEDEVKFNL, from the coding sequence ATGAATCATTTAATTACCGGACCTATGTTCGCAGGAAAATCAAAATATTTAATTAAAACTTTAGATTATCTTTTACTTGAAAATAAAAATATAAAAATATTATTCATATATCCAGCAATTTCTTTTAGGGGATATTTCTGCCGTGATAAAAATGTTTATTTAGATAAAAGAATAGATATAATCACCGAAGAAGAAATTGAAAATAATATTGGAAAAGATGTTGAGAATATTTATAATTATATTGCAAGATATGATATTGTAGGAATAGATGAATTTTGTTTTTTGAATGATACTTCTATTTTTATAAAGCTCATAAAAACCTGCACTCAAAGAAACACTAAAACTAATTTTTGTATAGCTTCTCTTGATATGGACTATAAAAGAAATTATTGGGAAAGTGTATCTGCATTGATAGAAGAAGATTTGATTGATATACATACAAAAGTTTTTGGGAAATGCGACTGCGGAAGAAAAGGTATATATTCAAAGAGAATTGTTAAAGATGTTGACAGAGTTGTAATTGGAGATGATATATATAAATGCGTTTGCAGATATTGTTATGAAGGCGAAGATGAAGTAAAATTTAATTTATAA